Proteins encoded by one window of Collimonas fungivorans:
- the gshA gene encoding glutamate--cysteine ligase: MVPHLVTALNGPLLDLEKKILAATPAIERWFRMEWQEHTPPFYCSVDLRNSGYKLAPVDTNLFPGGFSNLSPEMLPLAIQAAMAAIEKYCPDAKNLLLLPELNTRNTFYLQNVARLMQIFRQTGLHVRLGTLDESVKELQTIELPDGSTITLEPLERSANGRRLGLKNFDPCTILLNNDLSSGTPSILEHLNEQNVLPPLHAGWTVRRKSNHFTAYDEVVKKFSKLVDVDPWMLNPFFAKVDQVDFLAVDGDDKLAASVSSLLAKIRKKYKEYGITEKPFVIVKADAGTDDMGVMSVTDVSQIKDLSRKQREKLSLGKAGGEIHDLIIQEGVHTFEHINDAVAEPVVYMIDRYVVGGFYRVHAERGINENLNAPGAHFVPLAFAQQHALPDMLAKPGTTAPNRFYMYGVVARLGLLAASLEMEKTDPNPEEY, translated from the coding sequence ATGGTTCCCCACCTTGTCACCGCCCTGAACGGCCCTTTGCTCGATCTGGAAAAGAAAATCCTCGCGGCCACGCCGGCTATCGAGCGCTGGTTCCGGATGGAATGGCAAGAGCACACGCCGCCGTTCTATTGTTCGGTCGACCTGCGCAATTCCGGCTACAAGCTGGCCCCGGTGGACACCAACCTGTTTCCGGGCGGATTCAGCAATCTGTCGCCCGAGATGCTGCCGCTGGCGATACAGGCGGCCATGGCGGCCATCGAAAAATATTGTCCGGACGCCAAAAACCTGCTGCTGCTGCCGGAGCTGAACACACGCAATACTTTCTATTTGCAGAACGTAGCGCGCCTGATGCAGATTTTCCGCCAGACCGGTTTGCATGTACGGCTGGGTACGCTTGATGAAAGCGTGAAAGAATTGCAAACGATCGAATTGCCTGACGGCAGCACCATCACGCTGGAGCCGCTGGAGCGCTCCGCCAATGGTCGCCGCCTGGGCCTGAAGAATTTCGACCCCTGCACCATCTTGCTGAATAACGATCTGTCTTCCGGCACGCCGTCGATACTGGAGCACCTGAACGAGCAGAATGTATTGCCGCCGCTGCACGCCGGCTGGACCGTGCGCCGCAAGAGCAACCATTTCACGGCTTACGATGAGGTGGTCAAGAAATTCTCGAAGCTGGTGGATGTCGATCCGTGGATGCTGAATCCGTTTTTCGCCAAGGTCGACCAGGTCGATTTCCTGGCGGTGGACGGCGATGACAAGCTGGCCGCCAGCGTCAGTTCGCTGTTGGCCAAGATACGCAAGAAATACAAGGAATACGGGATTACTGAAAAACCGTTCGTGATCGTCAAGGCCGACGCCGGCACCGACGACATGGGCGTGATGAGCGTGACCGACGTCAGCCAGATCAAGGACCTGAGCCGCAAGCAGCGCGAGAAACTGTCGCTGGGCAAAGCCGGCGGCGAAATCCATGACCTGATCATCCAGGAAGGCGTACATACTTTCGAACACATCAACGACGCGGTGGCGGAACCGGTGGTGTACATGATCGACCGCTATGTGGTCGGCGGTTTCTACCGGGTGCATGCCGAGCGCGGCATCAACGAAAACCTGAACGCGCCAGGCGCCCATTTTGTGCCGCTCGCATTCGCCCAGCAGCATGCGCTGCCGGACATGCTGGCCAAGCCGGGCACCACTGCGCCGAACCGCTTCTATATGTATGGGGTGGTCGCACGCCTCGGTTTACTGGCTGCTTCGCTGGAAATGGAAAAAACCGATCCGAACCCGGAAGAATATTAA
- a CDS encoding GNAT family N-acetyltransferase codes for MDPTITPQRLTACTVEDVKANQFDQVVGPLTDILMACVEQGASIGFLETPNAEDAFSFWYGVSGSLVSGGRRLLVARFAGQIVGTVQLVLAAPANGRHRAEISKLLVHPDVRRKGVARVLMQQTEAIARADGRSLLFLETRTGDAAESLYSALGFELAGIVPAYARSTTGKLSDSSFMYKRI; via the coding sequence TTGGATCCGACCATCACCCCGCAACGCCTGACCGCATGCACGGTTGAAGACGTCAAGGCGAACCAGTTCGATCAGGTGGTGGGCCCGCTCACCGATATCCTGATGGCTTGTGTGGAGCAGGGCGCCAGCATCGGATTCCTGGAAACGCCGAATGCCGAAGATGCCTTTTCATTCTGGTACGGCGTCAGCGGTTCGCTGGTGAGCGGTGGCCGGCGCTTGCTGGTGGCGCGGTTTGCCGGCCAGATCGTCGGCACCGTACAGCTGGTGCTGGCGGCGCCGGCCAATGGCCGTCACCGGGCCGAGATTTCCAAGCTGCTGGTGCATCCCGATGTGCGGCGCAAGGGTGTCGCGCGCGTGCTGATGCAGCAGACGGAAGCGATTGCGCGCGCTGATGGCCGCTCCCTGCTGTTCCTGGAAACGCGCACCGGCGATGCGGCGGAATCCTTGTACAGCGCCCTGGGGTTTGAACTGGCGGGCATTGTTCCCGCTTATGCCCGTTCGACTACGGGCAAGCTGAGCGACAGCAGCTTCATGTACAAACGGATCTGA